One segment of Comamonas thiooxydans DNA contains the following:
- a CDS encoding tripartite tricarboxylate transporter substrate binding protein BugE: MQRRQFIYTAAAAAAASSFSGMTMAQDTSRPLRIVVPFPAGGPTDMVPRNMQDVLIKLLGGQAVVIENKAGAGGSIGMAEVARATDGVTFGIATLSTHGVNPAVFKKLPYDAINDFVGVTEIVKAPGVLVINPKLIPVKTFAEFVAYLKANPGKVSYATPGNGTIGHMWGAQFLKSTGTEMHHIPYRGSAPAINDVLGNQVPVYFDQVNSSLPHIKSGKVRALAVSWHERLDVLPDVQTYAQAGHPDLNEPSWFGLVAPKNTPAAQVERVQKAIIAALKDPAVKQRMAAQGLYPSGTSSADFTKQIASEVAKMKKLAAVANIHLD, encoded by the coding sequence ATGCAACGACGTCAATTCATCTACACCGCCGCTGCTGCCGCAGCCGCTTCTTCCTTCTCCGGCATGACCATGGCGCAGGACACTTCGCGTCCTCTGCGCATCGTCGTGCCCTTCCCCGCTGGCGGCCCTACCGACATGGTGCCCCGCAATATGCAGGACGTGCTGATCAAGCTGCTGGGCGGCCAGGCCGTGGTGATTGAAAACAAGGCCGGCGCCGGCGGCTCCATCGGCATGGCCGAAGTGGCTCGCGCCACCGATGGCGTGACTTTCGGTATTGCCACCCTGTCCACCCATGGCGTGAATCCCGCCGTGTTCAAGAAGCTGCCTTACGACGCGATCAACGACTTCGTGGGCGTGACCGAGATCGTCAAGGCACCCGGCGTGCTGGTGATCAACCCCAAGCTGATTCCCGTGAAGACTTTTGCCGAGTTTGTGGCCTACCTCAAGGCCAACCCCGGCAAGGTGTCCTATGCCACCCCCGGCAACGGCACCATCGGCCATATGTGGGGCGCCCAGTTCCTCAAGAGCACGGGCACCGAAATGCACCACATCCCCTACCGTGGCTCTGCACCGGCCATCAACGACGTGCTGGGCAACCAGGTTCCCGTGTACTTCGATCAGGTGAACTCGTCCCTGCCCCATATCAAGTCGGGCAAGGTGCGCGCCCTGGCCGTGTCCTGGCATGAACGCCTGGACGTGCTGCCCGATGTGCAGACCTATGCGCAGGCCGGTCACCCCGATCTGAACGAGCCTTCCTGGTTCGGCCTGGTGGCCCCCAAGAACACGCCCGCCGCACAAGTGGAACGTGTGCAAAAAGCCATCATTGCCGCACTCAAGGATCCCGCCGTCAAGCAGCGCATGGCTGCTCAAGGCCTGTACCCCTCGGGCACATCGAGCGCCGACTTCACCAAGCAGATCGCCAGCGAAGTGGCCAAGATGAAGAAGCTGGCAGCTGTCGCCAATATTCATCTTGACTAA
- a CDS encoding sporulation protein — translation MLRIVFLLLVLGNAGYYLWSHGHLAGMGLAPELQSEPQRLQEQIRPDALVLQQPEAAQAPTIEPAKTAEPEAPAVDDSAPPAAPESKSDGKPEAATVAARETKDAKDTKDAKTAIKEPEACYQANGIEEAQADSIRRALAGKSRSDWELVASHQGGRWMVYMGKFPDAEFMDRKRGELRLMNIDFDRAGGSFEPGLSLGRFSTEEAAQRQLATFARQGVRTARVVQERPDVTTYALRLPKATPSLRNEVAALAGKNLVPKALQACAK, via the coding sequence ATGCTGAGAATTGTTTTTCTGCTCCTGGTGCTGGGCAACGCCGGCTACTACCTGTGGAGCCACGGCCATCTGGCCGGCATGGGGCTGGCGCCGGAGTTGCAGTCCGAGCCGCAGCGCCTTCAGGAGCAGATCAGGCCGGATGCCCTGGTGCTGCAGCAGCCCGAAGCGGCGCAAGCTCCGACCATTGAACCCGCAAAAACTGCGGAGCCCGAAGCACCTGCGGTGGACGACAGCGCGCCGCCCGCCGCTCCCGAAAGCAAGTCGGATGGCAAGCCCGAAGCCGCAACCGTCGCGGCCAGGGAAACCAAGGATGCCAAGGACACGAAGGATGCCAAGACAGCTATCAAGGAGCCCGAGGCCTGCTATCAGGCCAACGGCATCGAAGAGGCGCAGGCCGACAGCATTCGCCGTGCGCTGGCGGGCAAATCCAGGAGCGATTGGGAGCTGGTGGCAAGCCATCAGGGCGGGCGCTGGATGGTCTATATGGGCAAGTTCCCAGACGCCGAATTCATGGATCGCAAGCGCGGCGAGTTGCGCCTGATGAATATCGACTTCGACCGCGCCGGCGGCAGCTTCGAGCCCGGTCTGTCGCTGGGGCGTTTTTCGACGGAAGAAGCTGCCCAGCGTCAGCTGGCCACTTTCGCGCGCCAGGGCGTGCGCACCGCGCGCGTGGTGCAGGAGCGCCCCGATGTGACCACCTATGCGCTGCGTCTGCCCAAGGCCACGCCGAGCTTGCGCAACGAAGTGGCGGCGCTGGCTGGCAAGAACCTGGTGCCCAAGGCCTTGCAGGCCTGCGCCAAGTAA
- a CDS encoding biotin--[acetyl-CoA-carboxylase] ligase: MTQPIHWNAEALWEAIAPQLPGFTVEVLPTIDSSNTELMRRARDGLTEPVLLIAEQQTQGRGRLGRNWVSGVGDSLMFSLGLPLAPRDWSGLSLAVGVSVAESLQPQLPAAGAAPKIGIKWPNDLWLEGDRKLAGILIETASFVGGQQHDMTAPRYVVIGIGINVRPRPGDGMRTAPACLQELDAALDAPTALACILPNLVAEVQSFARHGFAPLMQRFAQRDLLAGREVNLSDGTSGMAQGVAADGGFLVRTATGLQAVTSSEISVRPAGSPLQA; this comes from the coding sequence ATGACTCAGCCGATTCACTGGAATGCCGAAGCCTTGTGGGAAGCCATTGCACCGCAGTTGCCGGGCTTTACGGTCGAGGTGCTGCCGACCATCGACTCCTCAAATACCGAACTCATGCGCCGCGCGCGCGACGGACTGACGGAGCCGGTGCTGCTGATTGCCGAGCAGCAAACCCAGGGCCGAGGCCGCCTGGGCCGCAATTGGGTCAGCGGCGTCGGTGATTCGCTGATGTTCTCGCTGGGCCTGCCGCTGGCACCGCGCGACTGGTCGGGGCTGTCATTGGCGGTGGGCGTGAGTGTGGCCGAGAGCCTGCAGCCCCAGCTTCCCGCAGCGGGGGCTGCGCCCAAGATCGGCATCAAATGGCCCAACGATCTGTGGCTGGAGGGCGACCGCAAGCTGGCCGGTATTCTGATCGAGACCGCCAGCTTTGTCGGCGGGCAACAGCACGATATGACGGCGCCGCGCTATGTGGTGATCGGTATCGGCATCAATGTGCGTCCCCGTCCTGGTGACGGCATGCGCACGGCCCCGGCCTGCCTGCAGGAGCTCGATGCCGCGCTGGATGCGCCCACGGCCCTGGCCTGCATATTGCCCAACCTAGTGGCCGAGGTGCAGAGCTTTGCCCGGCATGGCTTTGCGCCGCTGATGCAGCGTTTCGCCCAGCGCGACCTGCTGGCCGGACGCGAGGTGAATCTGAGCGACGGCACTAGCGGCATGGCTCAGGGTGTGGCTGCCGATGGCGGCTTTCTGGTGCGTACAGCGACCGGGCTGCAAGCCGTGACCAGCTCTGAAATCAGCGTGCGTCCGGCCGGCAGCCCGCTGCAGGCTTGA
- a CDS encoding SET domain-containing protein, with amino-acid sequence MPRTSLASSTGRRIQTRRSGVHGKGVFAAQDIAEGETIIEYVGEVIDWQEAQDRHPHDPSQPNHTFYFQVDDERVIDATHKGNSSRWINHSCAPNCYTDEIDGRVYIVALRNIAAGEELNYDYGLMVEERYTAKLKAEYACYCGAANCRGTMLAPKRGWKPPMPHGSP; translated from the coding sequence ATGCCCCGCACATCACTGGCCTCTTCCACAGGCCGTCGTATCCAGACCCGGCGCTCCGGCGTGCATGGCAAAGGCGTTTTCGCCGCGCAGGATATTGCGGAAGGCGAAACCATTATTGAGTACGTGGGTGAAGTGATTGACTGGCAGGAGGCGCAGGACCGTCATCCGCATGATCCCAGCCAGCCCAATCACACTTTTTACTTTCAGGTCGACGATGAGCGGGTGATAGACGCCACGCACAAGGGCAATTCCTCGCGCTGGATCAACCACAGCTGCGCGCCCAACTGCTACACCGACGAGATTGACGGTCGCGTCTATATCGTGGCGCTACGCAATATTGCAGCGGGCGAGGAACTGAACTACGACTATGGCCTGATGGTGGAGGAGCGCTATACGGCCAAGCTCAAGGCTGAATATGCCTGCTACTGTGGCGCTGCGAACTGCCGCGGCACCATGCTGGCGCCGAAGCGGGGCTGGAAGCCTCCGATGCCTCACGGCTCCCCCTGA
- a CDS encoding DNA topoisomerase III, with product MTKTLVIAEKPSVAQDIVRALTPVAGKFEKHDDYFESDSYVVTSAVGHLVEIQAPEEFDVKRGKWSFANLPVIPPRFDLKPVDKTKTRLNAVVKQAKRKDVTELINACDAGREGELIFRLIEQYAGGAKGGLGKPVKRLWLQSMTPQAIRDGFNNLRSDAQMQGLASAARSRSEADWLVGINGTRAMTAFNSRDGGFFLTTVGRVQTPTLSLVVEREEKIRQFVSRDYWEVHGTFDAQAGQYLGKWFNPQWKKSDDAEAKADRLWNKADAEAIAAAVQGKPAQVTEESKPTTQASPLLFDLTSLQREANGKFGFSAKTTLALAQSLYERHKALTYPRTDSRALPEDYLPVARQTFDMLATSGMRHLAPFAQQAINDNYIRPTKRVFDNSKVSDHFAIIPTTQAPSGLSEAEQKLYDLVVRRFMAVFFPSAEYQVTTRISKVEQHSFKTEGKVLVKPGWLAIYGKEAANEVEDAKEGDKGQPLVAVKPGEQPRTHHADVKGLKTKPPARYSEATLLGAMESAGKQIDDDELREAMQEKGLGTPATRAAIIEGLLTEKYMLREGRELIPTAKAFQLMTLLRGLEVEELCRADLTGEWEFKLSQMEKGQLSREAFMQQIQAMTEKLVKKAKEYDRDTIPGDYATLSTPCPNCGGVVKENYRRYACTGANGASEGCGFSFTKSPAGRTFETAEAEQLLRERRIGPLEGFRSKAGWPFVAEVAIVRDEENSNFKLEFDFGDDKDSEDTGEIVDFAHQQSLGPCPKCGSPVFEHGANYVCSKAVPTLAQTTPSCDFKSGQIILQQPIEREQMSKLLQTGKTDLLEKFVSNRTRRNFKAFLVWDGAAGKVNFEFEQREGKYPARKTAGAAAAKTTTAAAKKTGTAAKKTAAKTATKATTKTAAVKKPRTVSATLKPSADLAAVIGSEPTSRPDVIKKLWDYIKANGLQDAKDKRAINADAKLKPVFGKEQISMFELAGIVGKHVS from the coding sequence ATGACTAAAACCCTGGTGATTGCAGAAAAGCCTTCTGTCGCACAGGACATCGTCCGTGCGCTGACCCCGGTGGCAGGCAAGTTCGAAAAACACGATGACTATTTCGAATCCGACAGCTATGTGGTGACCAGTGCGGTCGGCCACCTGGTGGAAATTCAGGCGCCCGAAGAATTCGATGTCAAACGCGGCAAATGGAGTTTTGCCAATCTGCCGGTCATCCCCCCGCGCTTCGACCTCAAGCCCGTGGACAAGACCAAGACCCGTCTGAACGCCGTGGTCAAGCAGGCCAAGCGCAAGGATGTGACCGAACTCATCAACGCCTGTGACGCGGGCCGCGAGGGGGAGCTGATCTTCCGCCTGATCGAGCAATACGCGGGCGGCGCCAAGGGCGGCCTGGGCAAACCCGTCAAGCGTCTGTGGCTGCAATCCATGACGCCGCAGGCGATTCGCGACGGCTTCAACAATCTGCGCAGCGATGCCCAGATGCAGGGCCTGGCCAGCGCCGCGCGCAGCCGCTCCGAAGCCGACTGGCTGGTGGGCATCAACGGCACGCGTGCCATGACGGCCTTCAACTCGCGCGACGGAGGCTTCTTCCTGACCACCGTGGGTCGCGTGCAGACCCCCACCCTGTCCCTGGTGGTGGAGCGCGAGGAAAAGATCCGCCAGTTCGTCAGCCGCGACTACTGGGAAGTGCACGGCACTTTCGACGCCCAGGCCGGCCAGTACCTGGGCAAGTGGTTCAACCCGCAGTGGAAGAAATCGGACGATGCCGAGGCCAAGGCCGACCGCCTGTGGAACAAGGCCGATGCCGAAGCGATTGCCGCCGCCGTGCAGGGCAAGCCAGCCCAGGTGACCGAAGAGAGCAAGCCCACCACTCAGGCTTCGCCCCTGCTGTTCGACCTGACCAGCCTGCAGCGCGAGGCCAACGGCAAGTTCGGCTTCTCGGCCAAGACCACGCTGGCGCTGGCGCAAAGCCTGTACGAACGCCACAAGGCCCTGACCTACCCGCGTACCGACTCGCGCGCCCTGCCCGAGGACTATCTGCCCGTGGCACGCCAGACCTTCGACATGCTGGCCACCAGCGGCATGCGTCATCTGGCGCCCTTTGCCCAGCAGGCCATCAACGACAACTACATCCGCCCCACCAAGCGCGTCTTCGACAACAGCAAGGTGTCGGATCACTTTGCCATCATTCCGACCACCCAGGCTCCTTCGGGCCTGTCGGAAGCCGAACAGAAGCTGTACGACCTGGTCGTGCGCCGCTTCATGGCCGTGTTCTTCCCCAGCGCCGAATACCAGGTCACCACACGCATCAGCAAGGTGGAGCAGCACAGCTTCAAGACCGAGGGCAAGGTGCTGGTCAAGCCGGGCTGGCTGGCCATCTACGGCAAGGAAGCCGCCAACGAGGTGGAGGACGCCAAGGAAGGCGACAAGGGCCAGCCTCTGGTGGCCGTGAAGCCCGGCGAGCAGCCGCGCACCCACCACGCCGATGTCAAGGGCCTCAAGACCAAGCCGCCTGCACGCTACTCCGAAGCCACGCTGCTGGGTGCCATGGAAAGCGCCGGCAAGCAGATCGACGACGACGAGCTGCGCGAAGCCATGCAGGAAAAAGGCCTGGGCACGCCAGCCACGCGTGCGGCCATCATCGAAGGCCTGCTGACGGAAAAGTACATGCTGCGCGAAGGCCGCGAGCTGATCCCCACGGCCAAGGCCTTCCAGCTGATGACGCTGCTGCGCGGCCTGGAAGTCGAGGAGCTGTGCCGCGCCGACCTGACCGGCGAATGGGAATTCAAGCTGTCGCAGATGGAAAAAGGCCAGCTCTCGCGCGAAGCCTTCATGCAGCAGATCCAGGCCATGACCGAGAAGCTGGTCAAGAAGGCCAAGGAATACGACCGCGACACCATTCCCGGCGACTACGCGACGCTTTCCACGCCCTGCCCCAACTGCGGCGGCGTGGTCAAGGAAAACTACCGCCGCTACGCCTGCACGGGCGCCAATGGCGCCAGCGAAGGCTGCGGCTTCTCGTTCACCAAATCCCCTGCCGGCCGCACCTTCGAGACGGCCGAGGCCGAGCAGCTGCTGCGCGAGCGCCGCATCGGCCCGCTGGAAGGCTTCCGCTCCAAGGCCGGCTGGCCGTTCGTGGCCGAAGTCGCCATCGTGCGTGACGAGGAAAACAGCAACTTCAAGCTGGAATTCGACTTCGGCGACGACAAGGACTCCGAGGACACCGGCGAGATCGTGGACTTTGCCCACCAGCAAAGCCTGGGCCCCTGCCCCAAGTGCGGCTCGCCCGTCTTCGAGCATGGCGCCAACTATGTCTGCTCCAAGGCCGTTCCCACGCTGGCCCAGACCACGCCCAGCTGCGACTTCAAGAGCGGCCAGATCATCCTGCAGCAGCCCATCGAGCGCGAGCAGATGAGCAAGCTGCTGCAGACCGGCAAGACCGATCTGCTGGAGAAGTTCGTCTCCAACCGCACGCGCCGCAACTTCAAGGCCTTCCTGGTCTGGGATGGCGCTGCGGGCAAGGTGAACTTCGAGTTCGAGCAGCGCGAAGGCAAATACCCGGCGCGCAAGACGGCTGGCGCAGCAGCGGCCAAGACCACGACGGCTGCCGCCAAGAAGACAGGCACCGCAGCCAAGAAGACCGCCGCCAAGACGGCGACCAAGGCGACGACCAAGACCGCTGCGGTGAAGAAGCCCCGCACCGTGAGCGCCACGCTCAAGCCCAGCGCCGATCTGGCCGCCGTGATCGGCAGCGAACCCACCTCGCGCCCCGACGTGATCAAGAAGCTCTGGGACTACATCAAGGCCAACGGCCTGCAGGATGCCAAGGACAAGCGCGCCATCAACGCTGACGCCAAGCTCAAACCGGTGTTCGGCAAGGAGCAGATCAGCATGTTCGAGCTGGCCGGCATTGTGGGCAAGCATGTGAGCTGA
- a CDS encoding TetR/AcrR family transcriptional regulator, giving the protein MQSRARQTFQALQDAFVRLLLERSYAEITVREIVLVAGTGLGSFYEYFSGKEDLAKVCLHLRSKSLLLGIRGVTGSHAGQPLMQIAEAVVESQLQAHRERADEWGAHYLLERHYSTSEAYRKMFERFVDAWAAAIEQAADLSPDYPVRDAARVCQCILYGLFNHSYLATDVPPDPDLLRQRANTAISAYLNALRCAA; this is encoded by the coding sequence TTGCAGTCCCGTGCGCGGCAGACGTTTCAGGCCCTGCAGGACGCCTTTGTTCGGCTTTTGCTTGAGCGCAGCTACGCGGAAATCACCGTGCGCGAGATCGTCCTGGTGGCGGGCACCGGGCTGGGCAGCTTCTATGAGTACTTCTCAGGCAAGGAGGACCTGGCCAAGGTTTGCCTGCATCTGCGCTCCAAGTCGCTGCTGCTGGGCATTCGCGGCGTGACCGGCAGCCATGCAGGCCAGCCGCTGATGCAGATTGCCGAGGCGGTGGTGGAGTCACAGTTGCAGGCGCACCGCGAGCGGGCAGATGAATGGGGTGCCCACTACCTGCTGGAGCGCCACTACTCCACTTCCGAGGCCTACCGGAAGATGTTCGAGCGCTTTGTGGACGCCTGGGCCGCAGCCATAGAGCAGGCCGCCGATCTGTCCCCGGACTACCCGGTGCGCGATGCAGCACGGGTGTGCCAGTGCATTCTGTATGGCCTGTTCAACCACAGCTATCTGGCCACCGATGTCCCGCCGGATCCGGACTTGCTGCGCCAGCGCGCCAACACGGCCATATCTGCGTATCTGAACGCCTTGCGCTGCGCTGCCTGA
- a CDS encoding branched-chain amino acid ABC transporter substrate-binding protein, whose amino-acid sequence MHPRISTPLAAVALACASLVHAQPATVVKIASLDAMSGPMAGLGLNVLKSFQYSAKLANEQSWAGAVKFEVVPFDNRLSAQEALSQLNSIIGQNIRYVVQGASSSAVGLALQEAIEKHNSRNPGKEIIYLNYAAQAPQMTNARCSYWHFRTDANSDMKVAALTSYLAGQKQVKQVFLLNPNYAYGQEVSRAARSMLAAKRPDLKIVGDDFHPLGQVKDYSPYIAKIKQSGADAVITADFGADLALIVRAAREAGLSTDFYTLNGNNFGVPSAMGAAGQGRVKLISAFSPNSEPLMSSPLLPGFKRQFNEDFINGLGHNAMLMLAQAIREAKSVEPAAVAARMSGVRFEGLNGPVEMRKSDHQAQQPIHVLSWEQVDGKTVVHDQEGTGLGWKPVSTVSAQAASLDTSCKMKRPS is encoded by the coding sequence ATGCACCCTCGTATTTCCACTCCCCTGGCGGCAGTGGCTCTGGCCTGCGCATCACTCGTTCATGCGCAGCCGGCCACGGTGGTGAAGATTGCCTCGCTGGATGCCATGAGCGGCCCCATGGCGGGGCTGGGCCTGAATGTGCTCAAGAGCTTCCAGTACAGCGCCAAGCTTGCCAACGAGCAAAGCTGGGCCGGTGCCGTGAAGTTCGAGGTCGTGCCCTTCGACAACCGCCTCTCCGCCCAGGAGGCACTGAGCCAGCTCAACTCCATCATCGGACAGAACATCCGCTATGTGGTGCAGGGTGCCAGCTCCTCGGCCGTGGGCCTGGCACTGCAGGAAGCCATCGAAAAGCACAACAGCCGCAACCCCGGCAAGGAAATCATCTACCTGAACTATGCGGCCCAGGCGCCGCAGATGACCAATGCCAGATGCAGCTACTGGCACTTTCGCACCGATGCGAATTCGGACATGAAGGTGGCCGCGCTGACCTCCTATCTGGCCGGGCAAAAGCAGGTGAAGCAGGTCTTTCTGCTCAACCCCAACTATGCCTACGGCCAGGAAGTCTCGCGCGCCGCACGCAGCATGCTGGCGGCCAAGCGCCCCGACCTGAAGATCGTGGGCGATGACTTCCACCCGCTGGGCCAGGTCAAGGATTACTCCCCCTATATCGCCAAGATCAAGCAATCCGGGGCCGATGCCGTCATCACCGCGGACTTCGGTGCCGATCTGGCGCTGATCGTGCGGGCCGCACGCGAAGCTGGCTTGAGCACGGACTTCTACACCCTCAACGGCAACAACTTCGGCGTGCCCAGCGCCATGGGTGCGGCAGGACAGGGCCGGGTCAAGCTGATCTCGGCCTTCAGCCCCAACTCTGAGCCGCTGATGAGCAGCCCGCTGCTGCCGGGCTTCAAGCGCCAGTTCAACGAGGACTTCATCAACGGCCTGGGCCATAACGCCATGCTGATGCTGGCCCAGGCCATTCGCGAGGCCAAGTCCGTGGAACCTGCCGCCGTGGCGGCCAGGATGTCGGGCGTGCGCTTCGAAGGTCTCAACGGCCCCGTGGAAATGCGCAAGAGCGATCACCAGGCCCAGCAACCCATCCATGTGCTGAGCTGGGAACAAGTGGACGGCAAGACCGTGGTGCATGACCAGGAAGGAACGGGCCTGGGATGGAAGCCCGTGAGCACGGTTTCCGCACAGGCGGCCAGCCTGGACACCAGCTGCAAGATGAAACGGCCATCCTGA
- a CDS encoding acyl-CoA dehydrogenase family protein: MTGIHPHNQAPELKDYNVYTSDPVLQRAVTRGGAQWRDPELQRQGAEYGAEATLRAAEEANHFEPELHTHSPAGERIDQVRFHPAWHQMMTIARRNGISNLPFTDKRQTAWAAYGASLFMHSQIESGSTCPTTMTKASIPLVRINPQLNAVLGPLLESTDYDARDIPAEGKRSITVGMGMTERQGGSDVRSNTTRAVALNPSGSSGPWGEEYLITGHKWFFSAPMCDGHLVLAKTEERGPTCFFVPRWRPDGSKNAIHIQRLKDKVGNRSNSSSEVEFDDAWGVLIGQEGRGISTIIEMATYTRLDCALSSAGFMRQALVQALHYTRNRHAFGLPLAEQPVMTGLLADMALESEAATWLAMDLAARFGSEDALDQAWRRIVTPAAKFWNCKRAVGYTGEAMEVFGGNGYVETGPMGRLFREAPVNSIWEGSGNVMCLDVLRAIARNPDDAHLLLDHLREVGSEEAVLRAQVDKLREAVTQPPQELEREARRFTQRLATTVQATLMLQHAGSDSASAFIGSRFDPDWGPVAGVACGSSDPAALLRNAWTG; this comes from the coding sequence ATGACCGGCATTCATCCCCATAACCAGGCTCCGGAGCTCAAGGACTACAACGTCTACACCAGCGACCCGGTGCTGCAGCGTGCCGTGACACGCGGCGGCGCACAGTGGCGCGACCCGGAGCTGCAACGCCAGGGCGCGGAATATGGCGCCGAAGCCACGCTGCGCGCCGCAGAAGAAGCCAACCACTTCGAGCCCGAGTTGCACACGCATTCGCCCGCAGGCGAGCGTATCGACCAGGTGCGCTTTCACCCCGCATGGCACCAGATGATGACGATTGCACGGCGCAACGGCATCTCCAACCTGCCCTTCACCGACAAGCGGCAGACGGCCTGGGCGGCCTATGGCGCATCGCTGTTCATGCACAGCCAGATCGAGTCCGGCTCGACCTGCCCGACGACCATGACCAAGGCCAGCATTCCGCTGGTGCGCATCAACCCGCAACTCAATGCGGTGCTGGGGCCGCTGCTGGAATCCACCGATTACGACGCGCGCGACATTCCCGCCGAGGGCAAGCGCTCCATCACCGTGGGCATGGGCATGACGGAGCGCCAGGGCGGCAGCGATGTGCGCAGCAACACCACGCGTGCCGTGGCCCTGAACCCATCGGGCAGCAGCGGCCCCTGGGGCGAGGAATACCTGATCACCGGCCACAAGTGGTTCTTCTCGGCCCCCATGTGCGACGGACATCTGGTGCTGGCCAAGACCGAGGAACGCGGCCCCACCTGCTTTTTCGTGCCACGCTGGCGACCCGACGGCAGCAAGAACGCCATTCACATCCAGCGCCTCAAGGACAAGGTGGGCAACCGCTCCAACAGCAGCAGCGAAGTGGAGTTCGACGACGCCTGGGGCGTGCTCATAGGCCAGGAAGGCCGGGGCATTTCCACCATCATCGAAATGGCTACCTACACCCGCCTGGACTGTGCGCTGTCCAGTGCTGGCTTCATGCGCCAGGCCCTGGTCCAGGCCCTGCATTACACGCGCAACCGCCATGCCTTCGGCCTGCCTCTCGCCGAGCAGCCGGTGATGACCGGCCTGCTGGCCGATATGGCACTGGAATCCGAAGCCGCCACCTGGCTGGCCATGGATCTGGCTGCACGCTTTGGCTCCGAAGACGCCCTGGATCAGGCCTGGCGCCGCATCGTCACGCCTGCCGCCAAGTTCTGGAACTGCAAGCGTGCCGTGGGCTACACCGGCGAAGCCATGGAAGTCTTCGGCGGCAACGGCTATGTGGAGACCGGACCCATGGGTCGCTTGTTCCGCGAGGCACCCGTCAACTCCATCTGGGAGGGGTCGGGCAACGTCATGTGCCTGGATGTGCTGCGCGCCATTGCCCGCAACCCGGACGACGCCCATCTGCTGCTGGACCATCTGCGTGAAGTCGGTTCGGAGGAAGCCGTGCTGCGTGCGCAGGTGGACAAGCTGCGCGAGGCCGTCACCCAGCCCCCGCAGGAGCTGGAGCGCGAGGCTCGCCGTTTCACCCAGCGCCTGGCCACCACGGTGCAAGCCACGCTGATGCTGCAGCATGCGGGCAGCGACAGTGCTTCGGCCTTCATCGGCAGCCGCTTCGACCCGGACTGGGGCCCGGTGGCAGGTGTTGCCTGCGGCAGCAGCGACCCGGCCGCCCTGCTGCGCAATGCCTGGACAGGCTGA